From Pseudomonas sp. stari2, a single genomic window includes:
- the dnaQ gene encoding DNA polymerase III subunit epsilon, which yields MATRSVVLDTETTGMPVTDGHRIIEIGCVELIGRRLTGRHFHVYLQPDRESDEGAIGVHGITNEFLVGKPRFAEVADEFFEFINGAQLIIHNAAFDVGFINNEFALMGQQDRADITQHCTILDTLMMARERHPGQRNSLDALCKRYGVDNSGRELHGALLDSEILADVYLTMTGGQTSLSLAGNASDGNGTGEGADNSATEIRRLPADRKPGRIIRATEAELAEHQVRLEIIAKSAGAPALWTQLLEAESQA from the coding sequence ATGGCCACCAGATCCGTTGTACTCGATACCGAAACCACCGGCATGCCGGTGACCGATGGTCACCGGATCATTGAAATCGGTTGCGTCGAGCTGATCGGTCGGCGCCTGACGGGGCGGCACTTTCACGTCTACCTGCAACCGGACCGTGAAAGTGACGAAGGCGCGATCGGCGTCCACGGCATCACCAACGAATTCCTGGTCGGCAAACCGCGCTTCGCCGAAGTGGCCGATGAGTTCTTCGAGTTCATCAACGGCGCGCAACTGATCATCCATAACGCGGCGTTCGACGTTGGCTTCATCAACAACGAATTCGCCCTGATGGGCCAGCAGGATCGCGCGGACATCACGCAGCACTGCACGATCCTCGACACCTTGATGATGGCCCGGGAACGCCACCCGGGTCAGCGCAACAGCCTTGATGCCTTGTGCAAGCGCTACGGCGTCGACAACTCCGGCCGTGAGCTGCACGGCGCATTGCTCGACTCGGAGATTCTCGCCGATGTCTACCTGACCATGACCGGTGGCCAGACCAGCCTCTCGCTGGCCGGCAATGCCTCCGACGGTAACGGCACGGGCGAGGGCGCGGACAACTCTGCCACTGAAATCCGTCGTCTGCCGGCGGATCGCAAGCCGGGGCGGATCATTCGCGCCACCGAAGCCGAGCTGGCCGAGCATCAGGTACGACTGGAGATCATCGCCAAATCCGCTGGCGCTCCGGCGCTATGGACTCAGTTGCTGGAAGCCGAATCCCAGGCTTGA
- a CDS encoding methyltransferase domain-containing protein — translation MIDKAFAQADPDWLALIGAAREWLSGPLGQFLLDEERRMLEDELGRFFGGYLVHYGPSAETPPSAPQVQRNVRLGAPLPGVEIVCEEQAWPLSEHAADVVVLQHGLDFCLSPHGLLREAASSVRPGGHLLIVGINPWSTWGLRHVFAHDALHQARCISPSRVADWLNLLGFALEKRRFGCYRPPLASPKWQARLAGWERKAGDWQLAGGGFYLLVARKIVVGLRPVRQERREPMGKLIPLPMAKVNRRRIEP, via the coding sequence ATGATCGATAAAGCGTTCGCTCAGGCCGATCCTGACTGGCTGGCCCTGATCGGGGCGGCCCGTGAATGGCTGTCCGGTCCCCTCGGGCAATTTTTGCTGGACGAAGAGCGGCGCATGCTCGAAGACGAGCTCGGCCGGTTCTTCGGCGGCTATCTGGTGCATTACGGGCCGTCCGCCGAAACACCGCCGTCGGCGCCGCAGGTGCAGCGCAACGTGCGGCTCGGTGCGCCATTGCCCGGTGTCGAGATCGTCTGCGAAGAGCAGGCCTGGCCGTTGAGCGAGCACGCCGCCGACGTGGTGGTGCTGCAGCACGGTCTGGATTTCTGCCTGTCGCCCCACGGTCTGCTGCGTGAAGCGGCCAGCAGTGTGCGCCCCGGCGGGCATCTGCTGATCGTCGGCATCAACCCCTGGAGCACCTGGGGTCTGCGTCATGTGTTCGCTCATGACGCCTTGCATCAGGCGCGCTGCATCTCGCCGTCGCGGGTCGCCGACTGGCTCAACCTGCTGGGCTTCGCGCTGGAGAAACGCCGCTTCGGGTGCTATCGTCCACCGCTCGCGTCACCCAAGTGGCAGGCCCGTCTGGCCGGCTGGGAACGCAAGGCCGGTGACTGGCAACTGGCGGGCGGCGGCTTCTATCTGTTGGTCGCGCGCAAGATCGTGGTCGGCCTGCGCCCGGTGCGCCAGGAGCGCCGCGAACCGATGGGCAAGCTGATTCCGCTGCCGATGGCCAAGGTCAATCGGCGCCGTATCGAACCGTAA
- the gloB gene encoding hydroxyacylglutathione hydrolase, which produces MIQISALPAFTDNYIWLLQDHATQRCAVVDPGDAAPVQAWLAAHPGWVLGDILITHHHHDHVGGVETLKKATGATVYGPASESIPGRDVALKDNDKVRLLGWDFDVYAVPGHTLGHIAYYHHGLLFCGDTLFAAGCGRLFEGTPEQMHHSLGRLASLPEDTLVYCTHEYTLSNLKFAAAVEPGNPNVAARLEKVTQQRQNGVMTLPSTIALEKLTNPFLRTGEILVTQKVDERNGAQNRAPSEVFAALRAWKDKF; this is translated from the coding sequence ATGATACAGATCAGTGCCCTGCCCGCCTTCACCGACAACTACATCTGGTTGTTACAGGATCATGCCACCCAGCGTTGCGCCGTGGTCGATCCGGGAGATGCCGCCCCCGTGCAGGCGTGGCTCGCCGCGCATCCGGGCTGGGTGCTGGGCGATATTCTGATCACTCATCATCACCATGATCATGTCGGCGGTGTCGAGACGCTTAAAAAGGCTACGGGCGCGACTGTCTACGGTCCGGCCAGCGAAAGCATTCCGGGGCGGGACGTCGCGCTCAAGGACAACGACAAGGTTCGCCTGCTTGGCTGGGACTTCGATGTCTACGCCGTTCCCGGCCATACCCTGGGGCACATTGCCTATTATCACCACGGCCTGCTGTTCTGCGGCGACACTCTGTTCGCCGCCGGTTGCGGCCGGCTGTTCGAGGGCACACCGGAGCAGATGCACCACTCGCTCGGTCGTCTGGCGTCGCTGCCGGAAGACACGCTGGTCTACTGCACCCACGAATACACCCTGAGCAACCTGAAATTCGCCGCCGCCGTGGAACCGGGCAACCCGAACGTTGCCGCCCGTCTGGAAAAAGTCACCCAGCAACGGCAGAACGGGGTCATGACCCTGCCCTCGACCATCGCCCTGGAAAAGCTCACAAACCCGTTTTTGCGCACCGGTGAAATATTAGTTACACAAAAAGTGGACGAACGGAATGGCGCTCAAAACCGGGCGCCGAGTGAGGTTTTTGCGGCTCTGCGGGCTTGGAAAGATAAGTTCTAA
- a CDS encoding extracellular solute-binding protein — MKRPLLLLLISLALSSPASATITESHGYAQFGTLKYPARFTHFDWVNPQAPKGGTLRVMAFGTFDTLNPYTFKGTSPVTTPNFLQYGINELNEPLMIGTGQYSPSGDEPASSYGLIAQSVEYSEDRSWVVFNLRPEARFHDGTPITAYDVAFSYRLLLKEGHPLYRTALQEVLRVDILNPQRIRFVMKRSGNPLLILRLGELPVLPQHYWKGRDFKATTFEPPLGSGPYRITSVTPGRQLVFERVKDYWGKDLPVNRGKYNFDRMEVEFYRDSDVAFEAFKAGEFDIYIEHQAKNWANGYNFPAIRRGDVIKAQIPHQIPTQSQGLFMNTRRATFSDVKTREALGLMFDFEWTNRALFSDAYKRTTSYYPNSEFSASGLPVGHEWLMLKPYKDQLPARLFTEPFTLPQTDGRGIPRETMRKALALLAEAGWKLNGQRLQNAAGQPLSFELLLVNPNLERILQPYIENLNSIGIDAQLRTVDRAQYKQRLDQFDFDMILMTLNQTLSPGLEQWQYFHSSQVGVKGSKNYAGIANPVVDHLLEQLLAARTRDEQVAAGKALDRVLLWQHYSIPNWYLNYHRLAYRNRFAFVSTPPYTLGLSAWWLKSSEKGQ, encoded by the coding sequence TTGAAGCGTCCCCTCCTCCTGCTCCTGATCAGCCTGGCCTTGAGCTCCCCCGCTAGCGCGACGATCACCGAAAGTCACGGTTATGCGCAGTTCGGCACGCTCAAGTACCCGGCCAGATTTACCCACTTCGACTGGGTCAACCCGCAAGCGCCCAAGGGCGGTACGTTGCGGGTGATGGCGTTTGGCACCTTCGATACGCTCAACCCGTACACTTTCAAGGGCACCAGCCCGGTTACCACCCCGAATTTCCTGCAATACGGCATCAATGAGCTGAACGAGCCGTTGATGATCGGCACCGGGCAGTACTCGCCGTCCGGCGATGAACCGGCCTCCAGTTATGGCCTGATCGCTCAATCGGTGGAGTACAGCGAAGACCGCAGCTGGGTGGTGTTCAATCTGCGCCCGGAAGCGCGTTTTCACGACGGCACACCGATCACCGCGTACGACGTGGCCTTCTCCTATCGCCTGTTGCTCAAGGAAGGTCATCCGCTGTATCGCACCGCCCTGCAGGAAGTGTTGCGGGTCGACATCCTCAACCCGCAACGCATCCGTTTCGTGATGAAACGTTCGGGCAATCCGCTGCTGATCCTGCGTCTGGGCGAATTGCCGGTGCTGCCCCAGCATTACTGGAAGGGTCGCGACTTCAAGGCCACCACGTTCGAACCGCCGCTGGGCAGCGGGCCGTACCGCATCACCTCGGTGACGCCGGGGCGGCAACTGGTGTTCGAGCGGGTCAAGGATTACTGGGGCAAGGACTTGCCGGTCAATCGCGGCAAGTACAACTTCGATCGCATGGAAGTCGAGTTCTACCGCGATAGCGACGTGGCCTTCGAAGCATTCAAGGCCGGCGAGTTCGATATCTACATCGAGCATCAGGCGAAGAACTGGGCCAACGGCTACAACTTCCCGGCGATCCGTCGCGGCGACGTAATCAAGGCACAAATCCCGCACCAGATCCCGACCCAGAGCCAGGGTCTGTTCATGAACACCCGGCGAGCCACCTTCTCGGACGTCAAGACCCGCGAAGCCCTGGGCCTGATGTTCGACTTCGAGTGGACCAACCGCGCGCTGTTCAGCGACGCCTACAAACGCACCACCAGCTACTACCCCAACAGCGAATTCAGCGCCAGCGGCCTGCCGGTCGGTCATGAATGGCTGATGCTCAAACCGTACAAGGATCAACTGCCCGCCCGACTGTTCACCGAGCCGTTCACGCTGCCGCAGACCGACGGGCGCGGCATCCCCCGGGAAACCATGCGCAAGGCCCTGGCGCTGCTGGCCGAGGCTGGCTGGAAGCTCAATGGCCAGCGCTTGCAGAACGCTGCCGGCCAACCGCTGAGTTTTGAACTGCTGCTGGTCAATCCGAACCTTGAGCGGATCCTCCAGCCCTACATCGAGAACCTCAACAGCATCGGCATCGACGCGCAGCTGCGCACGGTGGACCGCGCCCAGTACAAACAGCGTCTGGATCAGTTCGATTTCGACATGATCCTCATGACCCTCAACCAGACCCTCAGCCCGGGATTGGAGCAGTGGCAGTATTTCCACTCCAGCCAGGTAGGGGTCAAGGGCAGCAAGAATTACGCGGGCATCGCCAACCCGGTGGTCGATCATCTGCTTGAGCAGTTGCTCGCCGCCCGCACCCGTGACGAGCAGGTTGCCGCCGGCAAGGCGCTGGACCGCGTGCTGCTCTGGCAGCACTACAGCATTCCCAACTGGTACCTCAATTATCACCGTCTGGCGTACCGCAACCGGTTCGCCTTCGTCAGCACGCCGCCCTACACCCTGGGCCTGAGCGCGTGGTGGCTGAAATCTTCGGAGAAAGGTCAATGA
- a CDS encoding Orn/Lys/Arg decarboxylase N-terminal domain-containing protein — MYKDLKFPVLIVHRDIKADTVAGERIRGIARELEQEGFSIVSATDYTEGRLVASTHHGLACMLIAAEDASTNSHLLQNMAELIGLARVRAPDLPIFALGEQVTLENAPADAMAELNQLRGILYLFEDTVPFLARQVARAARKYLDGLLPPFFKALVQHTADSNYSWHTPGHGGGVAYHKSPVGQAFHQFFGENTLRSDLSVSVPELGSLLDHTGPLAEAEARAARNFGADHTFFVINGTSTANKIVWHSMVGRDDLVLVDRNCHKSVLHAIIMTGAIPLYLCPERNELGIIGPIPLSEFSRESIQAKIDASPLTKGREPKVKLAVVTNSTYDGLCYNAELIKQSLGNSVEVLHFDEAWYAYAAFHEFFAGRYGMATSRSDDSPLVFTTHSTHKLLAAFSQASMIHVQDGGARQLDRDRFNEAFMMHISTSPQYSIIASLDVASAMMEGPAGRSLLQETFDEALSFRRALANLRQHIDANDWWFSIWQPPGVEGIDRVQTEDWLLKPEADWHGFGEVSDDYVLLDPIKVTLVMPGLTAGGALSDKGIPAAVVSRFLWERGLVVEKTGLYSFLVLFSMGITKGKWSTLLTELLEFKRSYDANVSLDTCLKCVAQEAPARYRGMGLRDLCDQLHACYRSNATAKHLKHMYTVLPEIAMKPAHAYDQLVRGEVEAVPIDELDGRVAAVMLVPYPPGIPLIMPGERFTESTRSIIDYLKFARTFDASFPGFVVDVHGLQHEDEGNGRYYTVDCVKE, encoded by the coding sequence ATGTACAAAGATCTGAAGTTCCCGGTGTTGATCGTCCACCGTGACATCAAGGCCGACACGGTTGCCGGCGAACGCATTCGCGGCATTGCCCGTGAACTTGAGCAGGAAGGTTTCAGCATCGTTTCGGCCACGGACTACACCGAGGGCCGGCTGGTGGCGTCGACCCACCATGGCTTGGCGTGCATGTTGATTGCCGCCGAAGACGCGAGCACCAATTCCCATTTGTTGCAGAACATGGCCGAACTGATCGGTCTGGCCCGGGTGCGGGCGCCGGATCTGCCGATCTTCGCGCTGGGTGAGCAGGTCACTCTGGAAAACGCCCCGGCCGATGCCATGGCCGAACTGAATCAGTTGCGCGGCATCCTTTACCTGTTCGAAGACACCGTACCGTTTCTGGCCCGGCAGGTTGCACGGGCGGCGCGCAAGTATCTGGATGGATTGCTGCCGCCGTTCTTCAAGGCTTTGGTGCAACACACCGCCGATTCCAACTATTCCTGGCACACCCCCGGTCATGGCGGTGGCGTGGCGTATCACAAGAGCCCGGTAGGACAGGCGTTTCACCAGTTCTTTGGGGAAAACACGCTGCGTTCGGATTTGTCGGTGTCGGTGCCGGAGCTGGGTTCGCTGCTCGATCACACCGGCCCGTTGGCCGAGGCAGAAGCAAGGGCTGCGCGCAATTTCGGCGCCGATCACACCTTTTTCGTGATCAATGGCACCTCGACCGCCAACAAGATCGTCTGGCATTCCATGGTCGGGCGCGATGATCTGGTGCTGGTGGATCGCAACTGCCACAAGTCAGTGTTGCACGCGATCATCATGACCGGTGCGATTCCGCTGTACCTGTGCCCGGAGCGTAACGAGTTGGGAATCATCGGCCCGATTCCGCTGAGCGAATTCAGCCGCGAATCGATCCAGGCCAAGATCGATGCAAGCCCGCTGACCAAGGGCCGGGAGCCGAAAGTCAAACTGGCCGTAGTCACCAACTCCACCTACGACGGCCTCTGTTACAACGCCGAACTGATCAAGCAGAGTCTGGGCAATAGCGTCGAAGTCCTGCATTTCGACGAGGCCTGGTATGCCTACGCGGCGTTCCACGAATTTTTTGCTGGACGCTACGGCATGGCCACCTCGCGCAGTGACGACAGCCCGCTGGTGTTCACTACCCATTCCACGCACAAATTGCTGGCAGCGTTCAGCCAGGCTTCGATGATTCATGTGCAGGACGGCGGCGCGCGGCAACTGGACCGCGACCGGTTCAACGAAGCGTTCATGATGCATATCTCGACGTCGCCGCAGTACAGCATCATCGCTTCGCTGGATGTGGCCTCGGCCATGATGGAAGGCCCGGCCGGACGTTCGCTGTTGCAGGAAACCTTCGATGAAGCCCTGAGCTTTCGTCGGGCGCTGGCCAATCTGCGACAACACATCGACGCCAATGACTGGTGGTTCTCGATCTGGCAGCCGCCGGGTGTCGAGGGCATCGATCGGGTGCAGACTGAAGACTGGCTACTGAAGCCCGAGGCAGACTGGCACGGCTTCGGCGAGGTCAGCGACGACTACGTGCTGCTCGATCCGATCAAGGTCACCCTGGTGATGCCGGGTCTGACCGCTGGAGGCGCGCTGAGCGACAAGGGCATTCCGGCGGCGGTGGTCAGTCGTTTTCTCTGGGAGCGCGGGCTGGTGGTGGAGAAAACCGGGCTGTATTCGTTCCTGGTGCTGTTCTCGATGGGCATCACCAAGGGCAAGTGGAGCACGTTGTTGACCGAACTGCTGGAGTTCAAGCGCAGCTACGATGCCAATGTCAGCCTCGACACCTGCCTGAAATGTGTCGCCCAAGAAGCTCCGGCGCGCTATCGCGGCATGGGCCTGCGCGATCTGTGCGACCAGCTTCACGCCTGTTACCGCAGCAACGCCACCGCCAAACACCTCAAGCACATGTACACCGTGCTGCCGGAAATCGCCATGAAACCCGCCCATGCCTACGATCAACTGGTGCGCGGCGAAGTCGAGGCGGTGCCGATCGATGAACTGGACGGCCGGGTCGCGGCGGTGATGCTGGTGCCGTATCCACCGGGGATTCCGTTGATCATGCCCGGTGAACGTTTTACCGAATCCACCCGGTCGATCATCGATTACCTGAAGTTTGCCCGCACGTTCGATGCGAGTTTTCCGGGTTTCGTGGTCGATGTGCACGGACTGCAACACGAAGATGAGGGCAATGGACGGTACTACACCGTCGATTGCGTCAAGGAATGA
- a CDS encoding extracellular solute-binding protein, with translation MNAVRTLLVQACGLLFAGLACAAPQHAVTLYNEPPKYPADFKHFDYVNADAPKGGVFRQAGFGGFDSLNPFISKGVPADDVGQIYDTLTKHSLDEPFTEYGLIASKIEKAPDNSWVRFYLRPEARFHDGHPVRAEDVVFSFETLTKEGSPMFRGYYSDVEEAVAEDPLTVLFKFKHNNNRELPLILGQLPVLPKHWWASRDFNKGNLEIPLGSGPYKVAEVKAGRSVRYERVKDYWGKDLPVNRGFYNFDVMTTDYFRDNTVALEALKAGQFDYWLEMTAKNWANAYNIPAVTEGRLVKELIPNGNPTGMQGFVFNLRRPVFQDVRVRQALGLLLDFEWTNKQLFNGAYVRTRSYFENSEMAATGLPDADQLAILDPFRRQLPAQVFSEAFENPKTDASGMIRLQQREAYQLLQEAGWKIVDDKMVDTTGKPVVIEFLLAQTEFERVLLPFKRNLADLGIDLVIRRVDVSQYVNRVRSRDFDMIVGSFPQSNSPGNEQREFWMSAAADKPSSRNSMGLKDPIVDHLVESLINADSRKSLVAHARALDRVLQWGYYVIPNWHIKSWRVAYWNHIGHPKVSPKYDIGINTWWVKPDTKPAVEVQTQLQADPVGTE, from the coding sequence ATGAACGCCGTTCGCACCCTGCTCGTGCAGGCTTGCGGCCTGTTGTTCGCCGGGCTGGCCTGCGCCGCCCCGCAACACGCCGTGACGCTGTACAACGAGCCGCCGAAATACCCTGCCGACTTCAAGCACTTCGACTACGTGAACGCTGACGCGCCCAAGGGCGGGGTCTTCCGTCAGGCCGGTTTTGGCGGCTTCGACAGCCTCAATCCATTCATCAGCAAAGGCGTGCCGGCGGACGATGTCGGGCAGATTTACGACACCCTGACCAAGCACAGCCTCGATGAGCCGTTCACCGAATACGGCCTGATCGCCAGCAAGATCGAAAAGGCCCCGGACAACAGCTGGGTGCGCTTCTACCTGCGCCCCGAAGCACGCTTCCACGACGGCCACCCGGTGCGCGCCGAAGACGTGGTGTTCAGCTTCGAGACCCTGACCAAAGAAGGCTCGCCGATGTTTCGCGGTTACTACAGCGACGTCGAAGAAGCCGTCGCCGAAGACCCGCTCACGGTGCTGTTCAAGTTCAAGCACAACAACAATCGCGAGCTGCCGCTGATCCTCGGCCAGTTGCCGGTGCTGCCAAAACACTGGTGGGCCAGTCGCGACTTCAACAAGGGCAATCTGGAAATCCCGCTCGGCAGCGGCCCGTACAAGGTTGCCGAAGTGAAGGCCGGACGCTCGGTACGATACGAGCGGGTCAAGGATTATTGGGGCAAGGACCTGCCGGTCAATCGCGGCTTCTACAATTTCGACGTGATGACCACCGACTACTTCCGCGACAACACCGTCGCCCTGGAAGCGCTGAAGGCCGGGCAGTTCGACTACTGGCTGGAAATGACCGCGAAGAACTGGGCCAACGCCTACAACATTCCGGCCGTCACCGAAGGCCGACTGGTCAAGGAACTGATCCCCAACGGCAACCCGACCGGCATGCAGGGCTTCGTCTTCAACCTGCGCCGCCCGGTGTTTCAGGACGTTCGCGTGCGTCAGGCATTGGGTCTGCTGCTCGACTTCGAATGGACCAACAAGCAACTGTTCAACGGCGCCTACGTGCGCACCCGCAGCTACTTCGAGAACTCGGAAATGGCCGCCACCGGCCTGCCGGACGCCGATCAACTGGCGATCCTCGACCCGTTCCGCCGCCAGCTCCCGGCGCAGGTGTTCAGCGAAGCCTTCGAGAACCCGAAAACCGATGCCAGCGGCATGATTCGCCTGCAGCAACGCGAGGCCTATCAATTGCTGCAGGAGGCCGGCTGGAAGATCGTCGACGACAAAATGGTCGACACCACCGGCAAACCGGTGGTCATCGAGTTCCTGCTGGCCCAGACCGAATTCGAGCGGGTGCTGCTGCCGTTCAAGCGCAACCTCGCCGACCTGGGTATCGATCTGGTGATCCGCCGCGTCGACGTCTCGCAATATGTCAACCGTGTGCGCTCGCGGGACTTCGACATGATCGTCGGCAGCTTTCCGCAGTCCAACTCGCCCGGTAACGAGCAGCGCGAATTCTGGATGAGCGCCGCCGCTGACAAGCCAAGCAGCCGCAACTCGATGGGCCTGAAAGACCCGATCGTCGATCATCTGGTCGAAAGCCTGATCAACGCTGACTCGCGCAAAAGCCTGGTGGCCCACGCCCGGGCGCTGGACCGCGTGCTGCAATGGGGTTACTACGTGATCCCCAACTGGCACATCAAGAGCTGGCGCGTGGCGTACTGGAACCACATCGGCCATCCGAAAGTCTCCCCCAAGTACGACATCGGCATTAATACCTGGTGGGTCAAGCCCGACACGAAACCTGCGGTAGAAGTGCAAACCCAACTGCAAGCCGACCCTGTGGGCACGGAGTAA
- a CDS encoding DUF2388 domain-containing protein, producing the protein MKIAHILLLGGCLLMTEAHATSFVISTDITLSLTLSSSKGTSGSFKDDKIVLAAKDDAAAFVASDGDIRGAQMEAAFKRIRSLLPELSVTDQQLATAILML; encoded by the coding sequence ATGAAGATTGCACACATTTTATTGCTCGGCGGCTGCTTACTGATGACTGAAGCGCACGCCACCAGTTTCGTCATCAGCACTGACATCACCCTGAGCCTGACGCTCAGCTCCAGTAAAGGCACCAGCGGGTCGTTCAAGGACGACAAGATCGTGCTGGCCGCCAAGGACGATGCGGCGGCATTCGTTGCCAGCGACGGAGACATTCGTGGTGCCCAAATGGAAGCGGCATTCAAACGGATTCGCAGCCTGTTGCCAGAGCTGTCCGTCACCGATCAGCAATTGGCCACGGCCATTCTGATGCTCTGA
- the rnhA gene encoding ribonuclease HI, with protein MSESFDSVELFTDGACKGNPGPGGWGALLVCKGVEKELWGGEANTTNNRMELLGAIRGLEALKRPCEVLLVTDSQYVMKGINEWMANWKKRGWKTAAKEPVKNADLWKELDEQVNRHKVTWKWVRGHIGHHGNERADQLANRGVDEVRGYKQD; from the coding sequence ATGAGCGAAAGCTTCGATAGCGTAGAACTGTTCACCGACGGCGCCTGCAAGGGCAACCCCGGCCCGGGCGGCTGGGGCGCCTTGCTGGTGTGCAAGGGCGTCGAAAAGGAACTGTGGGGCGGCGAGGCCAACACCACCAACAACCGCATGGAGCTGCTCGGCGCGATTCGCGGCCTGGAAGCCCTCAAGCGTCCTTGCGAAGTGCTGCTGGTGACCGACTCGCAATACGTGATGAAAGGCATCAACGAGTGGATGGCCAACTGGAAGAAACGCGGCTGGAAAACCGCTGCCAAAGAGCCAGTAAAAAATGCCGACCTATGGAAAGAACTGGACGAGCAGGTCAATCGCCACAAGGTTACCTGGAAATGGGTCCGTGGCCACATCGGCCATCACGGCAACGAACGCGCCGACCAGTTGGCCAACCGTGGTGTGGATGAAGTGCGCGGTTACAAGCAGGACTGA
- a CDS encoding LysM peptidoglycan-binding domain-containing protein: MSSSIRKSVNSDALTRLAQAIAVAVSATLAGCSSHAPQTEATHTPNIAARAKQKPIWLSEKPSPQVPQDIWERMRGGFQLQDGLGVNPRIEQQRLWFASNPSFLENAGERGSLYIHYIVERLEERNMPLELALLPVIESAYNPMAYSRADAVGLWQFIPSTGRYYNLRQTRFYDGRRDITASTTAAMDYLTRLHDMFNGDWLLALAAYNAGEGTVSRAIERNEKLGLPTDYWNLPLPAETQAYVPKLLALSQVVLSPEAYGVNLNPIANEPYFQVVEINQRMDLSKVAAVANIDEDELFQLNPAFKQRTTIDGPQHLLVPTSKAQLLTASLQTMRPEELISPRSLKPVFEGADPTEVAKLKRAYRVKRGDNLGSIAKANKVDVKDLQRWNKLTGKNLKVGQTLVMQDTTKRTPARNTGGGRINTVLAANSKTSSKTDNQKQTQYKVKQGDTLYVVAKRFNVEMQHLKRWNPGAGKALKPGQMLTVYQPH, encoded by the coding sequence ATGTCGTCATCCATACGTAAGTCCGTCAATTCAGACGCATTGACCCGCCTGGCGCAAGCCATCGCGGTGGCTGTGTCCGCCACACTGGCGGGCTGTTCCAGCCATGCTCCGCAAACTGAAGCGACCCATACGCCGAACATTGCTGCGCGAGCCAAGCAGAAGCCCATCTGGTTGTCCGAGAAGCCCAGCCCGCAGGTGCCCCAGGACATCTGGGAACGCATGCGCGGTGGTTTCCAGCTCCAGGACGGCCTGGGCGTGAACCCGCGCATCGAGCAACAGCGCCTGTGGTTCGCCAGTAACCCTTCGTTTCTCGAGAACGCCGGCGAACGTGGCAGCCTCTACATTCATTACATCGTCGAGCGCCTCGAAGAACGCAACATGCCGCTGGAGCTGGCCCTGCTGCCAGTGATTGAAAGTGCCTACAACCCGATGGCCTATTCCCGGGCCGACGCCGTGGGTCTCTGGCAGTTCATCCCTTCCACCGGGCGTTACTACAACCTGCGTCAGACCCGTTTCTACGACGGCCGTCGCGACATCACCGCCTCGACCACGGCCGCGATGGACTACCTGACCCGTCTGCACGACATGTTCAACGGCGACTGGCTGCTGGCCCTTGCGGCCTACAACGCCGGCGAAGGCACGGTCAGCCGCGCCATCGAACGCAACGAAAAGCTCGGCCTGCCGACCGACTACTGGAACCTGCCGCTGCCAGCAGAAACCCAGGCGTATGTGCCGAAATTGCTGGCACTGTCGCAAGTGGTGCTGTCGCCGGAAGCCTACGGCGTCAACCTCAACCCGATCGCCAACGAACCGTATTTCCAGGTCGTCGAAATCAACCAGCGCATGGACCTGTCCAAAGTCGCAGCGGTAGCCAACATCGACGAAGACGAGCTGTTCCAGCTCAACCCTGCGTTCAAGCAGCGCACCACCATCGACGGCCCGCAGCACCTGCTGGTGCCGACCTCGAAAGCGCAGTTGCTGACCGCCAGCCTGCAGACCATGCGTCCTGAAGAACTGATCAGCCCTCGTTCGCTGAAACCGGTCTTCGAAGGCGCCGACCCGACCGAAGTCGCGAAGCTCAAGCGTGCCTACCGAGTCAAACGCGGTGACAACCTCGGCTCCATCGCCAAGGCCAACAAGGTCGACGTCAAGGACCTGCAACGCTGGAACAAGCTGACCGGCAAGAACCTCAAGGTCGGCCAGACCCTGGTCATGCAGGACACCACCAAGCGCACGCCGGCCCGCAATACCGGCGGCGGGCGCATCAACACGGTGCTGGCGGCCAACAGCAAGACCAGCAGCAAGACCGACAACCAGAAACAGACCCAATACAAGGTCAAGCAAGGCGACACGCTGTACGTAGTGGCCAAGCGTTTCAACGTCGAGATGCAACATCTCAAGCGCTGGAACCCGGGCGCCGGCAAGGCGCTCAAGCCTGGGCAAATGCTCACGGTTTACCAGCCGCACTGA